A single window of Salvia splendens isolate huo1 chromosome 6, SspV2, whole genome shotgun sequence DNA harbors:
- the LOC121807633 gene encoding biotin carboxylase 1, chloroplastic-like, which yields MDSAAMTFCSNSVCSRPGLFMEATPGIRSSQCSFMAGNRVNFPRQRVQASRGGTKSGKRGGTLAATCRGDKILVANRGEIAVRVIRTAHEMGIPCVAVYSTIDKDALHVKLADEAVCIGEAPSSQSYLVIPNVLSAAISRDCTMLHPGYGFLSENAVFVDMCREHGINFIGPNPDSIRVMGDKSTARETMKNAGVPTVPGSDGLLKSTEDAIKLADEIGYPVMIKATAGGGGRGMRLAKERDEFVKLMQQAKSEAAAAFGNDGVYLEKYIQNPRHIEFQVLADKFGNVVHFGERDCSIQRRNQKLLEEAPSPALTPELRKAMGDAAVAAAASIGYIGVGTVEFLLDERGSFYFMEMNTRIQVEHPVTEMISSVDLIEEQISVARGEKLRYTQDDIVLRGHSIECRINAEDAFKNFRPGPGRITTYLPAGGPFVRMDSHVYPDYVVPPSYDSLLGKLIVWGPTRERAIERMTRALNDTIITGVPTTIDYHKLILEVEDFKTGKVDTAFIPKHEEELAAPFPDEPATGQKELINSASS from the exons ATGGACTCTGCGGCCATGACATTTTGCAGCAATTCCGTCTGCTCGCGTCCC GGTTTATTCATGGAGGCTACACCCGGAATCAGGAGCTCCCAGTGTAGCTTCATGGCAGGGAATAGGGTTAATTTCCCTCGTCAGAGAGTCCAGGCTTCTCGAGGTGGTACTAAATCTGGAAAGCGTGGTGGAACGCTTGCTGCTACGTGCCGTGGTGATAAAATTCTGGTGGCTAACCGTGGAGAGATTGCTGTCCGTGTCATTCGGACAGCCCATGAAATGGGAATCCCTTGTGTGGCGGTTTACTCAACAATCGATAAAGATGCTCTTCATGTGAAACTTGCTGATGAGGCTGTTTGCATTGGAGAAGCACCGAGCAGTCAATC ttaCTTGGTGATTCCAAATGTCTTATCTGCTGCCATCAGCCGTGATTGTACTATGCTGCATCCCGGATACGGGTTCCTTTCGGAGAATGCTGTTTTTGTTGACATGTGCCGAGAGCATGGAATCAACTTTATTGGACCAAAT CCTGACAGCATTCGGGTAATGGGCGACAAATCAACTGCCCGAGAAACAATGAAGAATGCTGGAGTTCCAACTGTCCCCGGAAGTGATGGGCTGTTAAAG AGTACTGAAGATGCAATTAAACTTGCTGATGAGATCGGCTATCCTGTCATGATAAAG GCAACGGCAGGTGGTGGAGGACGTGGAATGCGCCTTGCGAAAGAGCGTGATGAGTTTGTGAAGTTGATGCAG CAAGCTAAAAGTGAAGCTGCGGCTGCTTTTGGTAACGATGGTGTGTACCTCGAGAAATATATCCAAAATCCAAGGCATATCGAGTTTCAG GTTTTGGCTGACAAATTCGGTAATGTCGTACACTTTGGGGAGCGTGATTGTAGCATCCAG AGGAGAAATCAGAAATTGCTAGAAGAAGCACCTTCTCCTGCATTGACACCGGAGCTTCGGAAAGCCATGGGTGACGCGGCAGTTGCAGCAGCTGCATCCATAGGCTACATAGGAGTCGGTACGGTCGAATTCCTTTTGGATGAAAGAGGCTCATTCTACTTCATGGAGATGAACACTAGGATCCAG GTCGAGCACCCCGTCACTGAAATGATATCCTCCGTTGACCTAATCGAAGAGCAGATCAGTGTTGCACGTGGCGAGAAGCTCCGATACACACAG GATGACATTGTGCTCCGTGGACATTCAATAGAATGCCGTATTAATGCAGAAgacgctttcaaaaatttcagaCCCGGACCAG GGAGAATAACTACTTATTTGCCCGCTGGAGGTCCGTTTGTGCGAATGGACAGCCATGTTTACCCAGATTATGTAGTTCCACCGAGCTATGATTCCCTTCTAGGAAAG CTTATTGTCTGGGGTCCGACGAGGGAAAGGGCAATCGAGCGCATGACAAGGGCTCTTAACGACACTATTATTACAG GTGTTCCAACAACGATCGATTACCATAAGCTGATCCTAGAAGTAGAG GACTTTAAAACTGGGAAGGTGGACACTGCTTTCATCCCAAAACACGAAGAAGAGCTCGCTGCG CCGTTCCCGGATGAGCCTGCAACGGGCCAGAAAGAGTTGATCAACTCGGCTTCTTCGTAA